A portion of the Tachysurus fulvidraco isolate hzauxx_2018 chromosome 8, HZAU_PFXX_2.0, whole genome shotgun sequence genome contains these proteins:
- the LOC113658482 gene encoding uncharacterized protein LOC113658482 has product MTLPTLENEQENLTIEKTTEGRDTVEPRNATDPDEPAGLTNSVTGRHVAPESLQDSDPKTSAFPDELPNPCPPSGAKVTHLKDSMKRCSDSLPLEGGPTPPKKGHLSTDSLHSEIKTAPSTNPERTKGQNNKRVWNFINEDGYVTYTNKSDKEVLDLIKNNFNKPLRDRKHLADKFLQMLKNQTKSLMENKYNQQAFAILKNNNNNEQRDLITETNEEECMNNEIELIGPFVPKGKKHSEDFLIKQLKERNNFSEVWIYTTNSPCLGRISHSLQFHLPCLYNLINLAINHNIKMYIGFSKYYIFIKNMYEFIQNLEDDGLRNWNPDHKFQVKFTITEFKFNCKAASNIIKNIVSECSDLEMTYRKWHQKGSETSVEFESTLRKEMMESSDEEFNKITKEYKIWWDLSVDENLNRHIVPSIFEHIQGLYPNLEFFQVDLEQCLNLANEE; this is encoded by the exons ATGACACTTCCTACACTAGAAAACGAACAAGAAAATTTAACTATAGAAAAAACAACAGAGGGCAGGGATACGGTTGAGCCCAGAAACGCTACTGATCCAGACGAACCTGCAGGACTCACGAACAGCGTTACAGGCCGTCATGTAGCGCCGGAATCCCTGCAGGACTCTGATCCTAAAACATCCGCGTTTCCGGATGAGCTCCCTAATCCCTGCCCTCCATCTGGGGCAAAAGTAACACACCTAAAG GATTCTATGAAACGTTGTTCCGATTCTTTACCACTAGAGGGCGGTCCAACACCACC GAAAAAGGGACATCTCAGCACTGATAGTTTACATAGTGAGATAAA AACTGCTCCATCAACAAACCCAGAAAGGACAAAAGGCCAGAACAATAAAAGAGTGTGGAATTTCATCAATGAAGATGGTTATGTAACCTATACTAATAAGTCTGATAAAGAGgttttagatttaattaaaaataattttaataaaccaTTACGTGATAGAAAACATTTAGCAGATAAGTTTTTGCAAATGCTTAAAAACCAAACAAAGTCTTTAATGGAAAACAAATATAATCAACAAGCATttgctattttaaaaaataataataataatgaacaacGTGATTTAATTACTGAAACAAATGAAGAAGAATGTATGAATAATGAGATTGAATTAATCGGTCCATTTGTTCCAAAGGGTAAAAAACACAGTGAGGACTTTTTAATCAAACAACTTAAAGAAAGGAATAATTTTTCTGAAGTTTGGATATACACAACAAATAGTCCTTGTTTAGGTAGAATATCTCATTCCCTCCAGTTTCATCTTCCCTGTTTGTATAATTTAATCAATTTAGCAATAAAtcataacattaaaatgtacatcGGTTTCTCAAAATATTATATCTTTATCAAAAACATGTATGAATTTATTCAAAATCTGGAAGATGATGGACTGAGAAACTGGAATCCTGACCATAAATTTCAGGTTAAATTCACTATTACAGAATTCAAATTTAACTGTAAAGCAGCcagtaatataataaagaacATTGTTTCTGAATGTTCAGACTTAGAAATGACATACAGGAAGTGGCATCAGAAAGGATCGGAAACATCAGTAGAGTTTGAGTCCACACTGAGAAAAGAGATGATGGAGAGCTCTGATGAAGAGTTCAATAAGATTACAAAGGAGTATAAGATATGGTGGGATCTAAGTGTAGATGAAAATCTAAACAGACACATAGTTCCATCCATTTTTGAACACATCCAGGGCCTTTATCCTAATCTGGAGTTTTTCCAGGTTGATTTGGAGCAATGCTTGAATTTGGCTAATGAGGAATAA